The Streptomyces sp. NBC_00236 DNA window CTATGCGCCGCGAGCACAAGTCGAGCTTCAGGGACCTGCTCGGCAGCCGCTTCGGCTTCCTGCCCATCGTCTGGGTCGGTATCGGTCTGTCGGTGTTCCAGCAGCTCGTCGGCATCAACGTGGCGTTCTACTACTCGGCGACGCTGTGGCAGTCGGTCGGCATCGACCCGACCGACTCGTTCTTCTACTCGTTCACGACCTCGATCATCAACATCATCGGTACGGTGATCGCGATGGTCCTGGTGGACCGGGTGGGCCGCCGCCCCCTGGCCCTCGTCGGCTCCTGCGGCATGGCCATCGCCCTCGCCTTCGAGGCCTGGGCCTTCTCCGCCGACCTCGTCGACGGCAAACTGCCGGACACCCAGGGCCTGGTGGCGCTGATCGCCGCCCACGTCTTCGTGCTGTTCTTCGCCCTTTCGTGGGGCGTCGTGGTCTGGGTCTTCCTCGGCGAGATGTTCCCGAACCGGATCCGCGCCGCCGCACTCGGCGTCGCCGCCTCCGCGCAGTGGATCGCCAACTGGGCGATCACCGCGAGCTTCCCGAGCCTCGCCGACTGGAACCTGTCGGGCACGTACATCATCTACGCCTGCTTCGCCACGCTCTCGATCCCCTTCGTCATCAAGTTCGTGAAGGAGACCAAGGGCAAGGCGCTGGAGGAGATGGGCTAACCCCCGCTGCCCCTCTCTCCTCGAAAAACGTACGGCCCCGGCTCGCATCCGCGAACCGGGGCCGTACGCGCCTCACCCTCCGATCGCCCCGCAGAACAACCGCAGGCTGCGCCACCCCTCCTCGACCGGCATGCCGCCGCACAGCGGGTGCAGCACCAGGCTGTCCAGCTCCCCGGCGAGAGCCGCGCAGGCCTCCGGTGTGACGATCCGGTAGACGCCCTCGGCCCGGAGCTCCGCCACGGTCGTCGCCGCCGAGCGGACGGCCGAACGGATGTCCTTGGACTGCCAGGAGGCGTACGTGCGCGCCTCGTGCAGGAAGTGCTCCCCGTACGCGGCCCAGGTCCGGTCCGGGTCCTCGGACACGTGCAGCAGAGGTGTCTCGGCCGAGGGCATCATGCAGAAGCCCTCCGTACCGTGCTCCGCGCGCTGCTCGTGGTAGTACGCCTCCAGCTCCGGCAGATGCGCGCTCGGGAACAGCGGCAGCCCCAGCCGGGCCGCCCGCCGCGCCGCCGCCCGCGAGCTGCCGCCCACCAGCAGCAGCGGATGCGGGCGGGTGTACGGACGCGGGGTGACCGTGACCGTACGGCCGCGGAACTCGAACGGCTCGCCCGTCCACGCCTTCAACAGGGTCTCCAGCACCTCGTCCTGGAGCCGGCCCCGCCTGCCCCATTCGACGCCCGCCCGTTCGTACTCCT harbors:
- a CDS encoding LLM class flavin-dependent oxidoreductase gives rise to the protein MAFTVVRFNLVDPAATPDSLSARYRAALDMAAYADEHGVDTVQTEEHHGAANSWLPSPFTFAGAVFGTTRRIAVTVSAVIGPLHDPLRLAEDIAVLDLLSAGRLVTVAGIGYRPEEYERAGVEWGRRGRLQDEVLETLLKAWTGEPFEFRGRTVTVTPRPYTRPHPLLLVGGSSRAAARRAARLGLPLFPSAHLPELEAYYHEQRAEHGTEGFCMMPSAETPLLHVSEDPDRTWAAYGEHFLHEARTYASWQSKDIRSAVRSAATTVAELRAEGVYRIVTPEACAALAGELDSLVLHPLCGGMPVEEGWRSLRLFCGAIGG